One genomic region from Terriglobia bacterium encodes:
- the rbsK gene encoding ribokinase: MNKPIVVVGSINIDLVARVERLPVLGETISGLSFQTYSGGKGANQAVALACLGAPVNMIGRLGDDIFAARLRSELEEKGVDVRQVANVTGSSGTAVIATTVAGDNSIVVIPGANEKLAPEDIDLCRETIENACMVLAQLEIPIATNCYLAEICRSAGVPFMLDPAPAVPLPAELLQSVTWLTPNQSEAQILLGLEASIRPGAAEEVIQRLLELGVGNVALKLGADGVFLAGKDVSAIHVPAFSVDAVDSTAAGDAFNGAFAYALTVRQMRPRDAAEFACAVAALSVTKHGAQSSMPTLREVEAFLAQRFDERQRFVATPQ; this comes from the coding sequence ATGAATAAACCAATCGTCGTCGTGGGGAGTATCAACATCGATTTAGTCGCCCGGGTTGAGCGACTTCCAGTCTTAGGGGAAACGATCTCTGGGCTGAGCTTCCAGACTTATTCTGGGGGGAAAGGAGCCAACCAGGCTGTAGCGTTGGCCTGTCTAGGAGCTCCCGTAAACATGATCGGGCGGTTGGGTGATGACATCTTTGCTGCCCGGTTGAGAAGCGAACTCGAAGAGAAAGGTGTCGACGTCCGTCAGGTAGCAAACGTTACCGGCTCCTCCGGCACCGCAGTTATTGCAACCACCGTCGCGGGTGACAATTCTATCGTGGTTATTCCCGGAGCAAATGAGAAACTCGCGCCAGAGGACATTGATCTCTGTCGAGAGACTATCGAGAACGCCTGTATGGTCCTTGCACAATTGGAAATCCCAATTGCGACCAATTGCTACTTGGCTGAGATTTGTCGTTCCGCTGGAGTGCCCTTCATGTTGGATCCAGCACCCGCAGTTCCCCTTCCTGCTGAACTGCTGCAATCGGTAACGTGGCTGACGCCTAACCAGAGTGAGGCCCAGATCCTGCTTGGCCTCGAAGCGAGCATACGCCCTGGAGCGGCAGAAGAGGTGATTCAGCGGTTACTCGAACTGGGTGTGGGCAATGTTGCACTAAAACTCGGAGCGGATGGTGTATTTCTCGCAGGAAAGGATGTTTCCGCCATTCATGTACCTGCATTTTCTGTCGATGCTGTGGACAGTACCGCCGCCGGAGATGCCTTTAATGGGGCATTCGCATACGCTCTGACGGTCCGGCAAATGCGACCTCGGGACGCTGCTGAGTTTGCTTGTGCTGTTGCTGCCCTTTCAGTGACCAAACACGGTGCTCAGTCCTCAATGCCCACGCTGCGAGAGGTTGAGGCGTTCCTCGCGCAACGTTTCGATGAACGCCAGAGGTTTGTGGCGACACCACAATAA